The Acidianus infernus genome window below encodes:
- the lrs14 gene encoding HTH-type transcriptional regulator Lrs14: MEVQKLKVKLPSGKEVGLLDALLFCYDISDTDFKVLKELIKNGPKNEDELAAELKLSKASVNRSLNKLLSIGFVQRMKDQSSKGGRPRFIYSAISSDELVNKISRDFEYCAKIFINITPAELK; this comes from the coding sequence ATGGAAGTGCAAAAGCTTAAAGTTAAATTACCTTCAGGAAAGGAAGTAGGTCTGTTAGATGCCCTACTCTTCTGCTATGACATTTCTGATACTGACTTTAAGGTGTTGAAAGAGCTAATAAAGAACGGACCAAAAAATGAGGATGAGTTAGCAGCAGAGCTAAAGCTAAGCAAAGCTTCAGTTAATAGGTCATTAAATAAATTGCTTTCCATAGGTTTTGTTCAAAGAATGAAAGATCAAAGTTCTAAAGGAGGAAGACCGAGATTTATTTACTCTGCAATAAGTTCTGATGAGCTAGTAAATAAGATCTCAAGGGATTTCGAATATTGCGCAAAAATATTTATAAACATTACACCAGCGGAATTAAAATGA
- a CDS encoding 4Fe-4S binding protein, producing MNNFLLLFGIAFSMLVVMIYVIYEVEKWKSERRVLTALYIEGMMLTMNIGAYLYIAYHCLFYFLIINGAYAFLGLYSILSIKSIRRRGVIYAIFSLFMVISEFFMGSLFVVLQTGKPVTIDSSVENVWFVSVMLAEMSFTFYLSFRKLDKITRNYLLSLLLLMPWFPALFPNVVIPFWASAIIMIGATIMIYETLYNQRLRANQETFTTMELMAIYMLMMLGEFLYFIYSTLVVFDVSMMIAMSWFIFRSLAGPNSIKGNYLRNSKLAFGIIFLTFVMEFFMGGTLDFVEGVFSPGISGFISSLSLPWLPLNNVQGAIWDFIDIVGSVLGSVWFLIMMGIEMGFLAFKKMMEMHVREVRVRMMLMIIAYAIYSIYIPTFSPISSISQYVPYLWSMGIGTIAPVSNSVLVGLIGTYVVYAILSFLFGSRNLCAVTCTAPLMYQGNFYDALKVYNRTSRLGKKTLTSKLSPWYKAIALGVSIFVLASAVISYLNSEGVIHFTVYGVDITLLIYFIWFDIMWYILFISIPFLGTFACVTTGYCYWGVFNQAVSRIGLFRLKVKDPQQCLNCKTVDCANACPVGLTDMRAYFIKNGEFKSMKCIGIGECVNACPYDNIMFYDVRHWLREKFGKSK from the coding sequence ATGAACAATTTCCTTCTCCTCTTCGGAATAGCGTTCTCAATGCTTGTCGTAATGATTTACGTAATTTATGAAGTAGAGAAATGGAAGAGCGAAAGAAGAGTACTTACAGCTTTATACATTGAAGGAATGATGTTAACAATGAACATTGGTGCTTACCTTTATATCGCTTACCATTGTCTATTCTATTTTCTAATAATTAACGGGGCTTATGCATTCCTTGGTTTATATTCCATCCTTTCAATTAAAAGTATAAGGAGAAGAGGAGTTATTTACGCGATCTTTTCTCTATTTATGGTTATTTCAGAGTTCTTCATGGGTTCACTATTCGTAGTTCTGCAAACAGGGAAGCCAGTTACGATAGATTCTTCCGTAGAGAACGTTTGGTTTGTGAGCGTAATGCTTGCAGAAATGTCCTTTACTTTCTATTTATCCTTCAGAAAATTAGATAAAATTACTAGAAACTATCTTCTTTCACTACTTTTATTAATGCCTTGGTTCCCTGCACTCTTCCCCAACGTTGTTATACCTTTCTGGGCTTCAGCAATAATAATGATAGGAGCAACCATAATGATATATGAAACGCTTTATAATCAAAGGCTAAGGGCAAATCAAGAGACCTTTACAACAATGGAGTTAATGGCAATATATATGTTAATGATGCTAGGAGAGTTCTTGTACTTTATTTATTCAACTCTTGTAGTATTCGACGTTTCAATGATGATAGCCATGTCTTGGTTTATCTTTAGGTCTCTAGCGGGTCCAAATTCGATAAAAGGAAACTATTTAAGGAATTCTAAATTAGCTTTTGGAATAATATTCCTAACCTTCGTCATGGAATTCTTTATGGGAGGGACACTGGATTTCGTTGAAGGGGTATTTTCTCCCGGAATAAGCGGTTTCATTTCAAGTTTATCGTTACCTTGGTTGCCGTTAAATAATGTACAAGGTGCAATATGGGATTTCATAGATATAGTTGGAAGCGTGCTAGGTAGTGTATGGTTTTTAATAATGATGGGGATAGAAATGGGATTCTTAGCTTTTAAGAAAATGATGGAAATGCACGTCAGGGAAGTTAGAGTAAGGATGATGTTAATGATAATAGCTTATGCTATTTACTCAATTTATATACCTACCTTCTCTCCAATATCTTCTATTTCGCAATACGTTCCTTATTTATGGTCTATGGGAATAGGAACTATTGCTCCGGTAAGTAATTCCGTCCTCGTCGGTCTAATAGGTACTTACGTGGTATATGCAATACTCTCTTTCTTGTTCGGTAGTAGGAATTTATGTGCAGTCACTTGTACTGCGCCTTTAATGTATCAAGGAAACTTTTATGACGCGTTAAAAGTGTATAATAGAACTTCAAGGCTTGGAAAGAAGACCTTAACTTCTAAGCTTTCTCCTTGGTATAAAGCAATAGCCTTAGGGGTTTCGATTTTCGTATTGGCTTCTGCAGTTATATCTTACCTAAACAGCGAGGGAGTCATACATTTTACGGTATATGGTGTAGATATTACCTTACTTATATACTTTATCTGGTTTGACATAATGTGGTATATTCTCTTCATATCTATTCCTTTCCTAGGAACTTTCGCTTGTGTAACTACTGGCTATTGCTACTGGGGAGTATTTAATCAAGCAGTAAGCAGAATAGGATTATTTAGGCTAAAAGTGAAAGACCCTCAACAGTGCTTAAATTGTAAGACTGTGGACTGTGCAAATGCTTGCCCAGTTGGGCTTACTGACATGAGGGCTTACTTCATAAAGAATGGAGAGTTCAAGTCAATGAAATGCATAGGCATAGGAGAATGTGTAAACGCTTGTCCTTATGATAATATCATGTTCTACGACGTTAGACATTGGTTAAGGGAAAAATTTGGTAAAAGTAAGTAG
- a CDS encoding ABC transporter permease subunit, with protein sequence MNPIIYDFKRSFFRLSVLIFLVVFAVLGIGIGYLVYNASIANLPRSSYYDLNFVGVTFNYNGTVIICGYVFDNQGNPLVATVELLSHTGKVISITQSNSSGFFVIQGSNASCIAVKYSTYQEKANISSSEAYKTISITPQQPFHIIYNITEFYNYKSNSGNILVIITGVKGCVGKLILVSIFKRGILNLTFYNERLKTIGSCTINYSSYITITKLKIKPGTQFISIEGGNAPAFGFRTMLEYYPIPYIEYAINQGVISTSSLFQLFFPIIMIYLAYVLYSKLIDGGAVEFIISRPLTRADFYLTRLTSGLLTGVVTSIIFSLIVGDTFSALVHYFPSFVVSMMIIELVSILSFYYILSFMLSNFIKSASATLGISIALFFIIRIVEGLLPIFLPTNVVNIVGYYVNPTSICSVAMYLSTHLTLAGAPFNLGISIAAQLAWLIGLSLLGYLKFRRMDL encoded by the coding sequence ATGAATCCCATCATTTATGATTTTAAAAGGTCCTTCTTTAGATTATCTGTTCTCATCTTTTTAGTAGTATTTGCCGTATTAGGCATAGGAATAGGTTATTTAGTTTATAATGCGTCAATAGCAAATTTACCTCGATCTTCATATTATGATTTGAATTTTGTCGGAGTAACTTTTAATTATAATGGAACAGTTATAATTTGCGGATACGTGTTCGATAATCAAGGTAACCCGTTAGTAGCTACGGTAGAGTTGTTAAGTCATACTGGCAAAGTCATATCTATAACGCAAAGTAACTCCTCAGGATTTTTCGTTATTCAAGGTAGTAATGCAAGCTGTATAGCTGTTAAATATTCAACTTATCAAGAAAAGGCTAATATAAGTTCATCTGAGGCATACAAGACCATAAGTATTACACCTCAACAACCATTTCATATAATTTATAATATAACAGAATTTTACAATTATAAATCGAATAGTGGTAATATTCTAGTAATAATTACTGGAGTTAAGGGTTGCGTGGGAAAATTAATTCTTGTCAGCATTTTTAAAAGGGGCATACTTAATTTAACCTTCTATAACGAGAGATTAAAAACCATAGGATCTTGTACTATTAACTATTCCTCTTATATAACTATTACTAAATTAAAAATCAAACCCGGAACACAATTTATTTCCATAGAAGGTGGAAATGCCCCGGCATTTGGATTTAGAACTATGCTTGAATACTATCCTATACCGTATATAGAATACGCAATTAACCAAGGCGTTATTTCAACCTCTTCCTTATTCCAACTATTCTTCCCAATAATAATGATATACCTAGCTTACGTACTTTATTCCAAGCTTATAGATGGCGGAGCAGTAGAGTTTATAATATCGAGACCGTTAACTAGGGCAGACTTTTATCTAACCAGGCTTACCAGCGGATTATTAACTGGAGTAGTGACTAGTATTATATTTAGCTTGATAGTAGGTGATACCTTTTCAGCTTTAGTACATTATTTTCCAAGCTTTGTAGTTAGTATGATGATAATAGAATTAGTTTCAATTCTCAGTTTCTATTACATACTTTCTTTCATGTTAAGCAATTTCATTAAATCTGCGTCAGCAACCCTTGGTATTTCAATAGCATTATTTTTCATTATCAGAATAGTTGAAGGGCTATTGCCAATATTTTTACCGACTAACGTAGTAAATATAGTAGGTTATTACGTAAATCCCACATCCATTTGCTCTGTTGCAATGTACTTATCAACTCATTTAACTTTAGCAGGAGCACCGTTTAATTTAGGAATATCTATAGCTGCACAGTTAGCTTGGCTTATAGGTCTATCATTACTGGGGTACTTAAAGTTCAGAAGGATGGATCTCTGA
- a CDS encoding ABC transporter ATP-binding protein, producing MIRVENLVKFYGNFQALKGESFTVNDGEIVGFVGLNGAGKTTTIKIATGVLYPTSGDVVIDGYSITKDKKKASENVGWVPELPIFEQDVKALDYFVYIAGYYKIPTNEARSMGKRLFEEVGLSGRENDKLKNYSQGMKKRFALAVSLISNPKNFLFDEVLNGLDPEGIQFFRNLALRLKKEGKAILFSSHILSEVESLADRVVFLHKGKIVKEERMEDLRKLVSTNALRVILNSPSEEALKACKDFGEPTLNNGVIIIQNFKGDLEDVVRALKPYGILDIGYVRQDLESLFFQIIGGNQ from the coding sequence ATGATAAGAGTAGAAAACCTAGTTAAGTTTTATGGGAATTTTCAAGCTTTGAAGGGGGAAAGTTTTACAGTTAACGATGGCGAAATAGTAGGCTTTGTTGGTTTAAACGGCGCAGGCAAAACTACGACCATTAAGATTGCAACTGGTGTTCTTTATCCTACTTCTGGTGACGTAGTTATAGACGGATATAGCATAACTAAGGATAAGAAAAAGGCCTCAGAAAATGTAGGTTGGGTTCCAGAACTTCCAATTTTTGAGCAGGACGTAAAAGCTTTAGATTATTTTGTTTATATTGCAGGATATTACAAAATTCCTACAAACGAAGCTAGAAGCATGGGGAAAAGGCTGTTTGAGGAAGTAGGTCTTTCAGGAAGAGAAAATGATAAATTAAAGAACTATTCTCAAGGAATGAAGAAGAGGTTTGCCTTAGCAGTTTCTTTAATTTCTAACCCAAAGAATTTCCTATTTGATGAGGTACTTAACGGATTAGATCCGGAAGGCATACAGTTTTTTAGAAATTTAGCATTAAGGCTGAAGAAAGAAGGGAAGGCTATACTATTTTCCTCTCACATACTTTCAGAAGTAGAATCTTTAGCAGATAGAGTAGTGTTTTTGCATAAAGGCAAAATAGTTAAGGAAGAAAGAATGGAAGATTTAAGGAAACTAGTTTCCACAAACGCTTTAAGGGTAATTCTCAATTCTCCGTCAGAGGAAGCACTAAAGGCTTGTAAGGATTTTGGAGAGCCTACATTAAATAACGGAGTAATAATAATACAGAACTTTAAGGGAGATCTAGAGGACGTTGTAAGAGCGTTAAAACCTTACGGAATACTTGATATTGGTTATGTAAGGCAGGATCTTGAAAGCTTGTTCTTCCAAATAATTGGTGGCAATCAATGA
- a CDS encoding adenosylcobinamide amidohydrolase — MIKVFHLRRTYLTLTSALYPEGINFINKIKVLFVNKNYCKNAFEDVEKLREGNTIIFITAAKNYEFKQTSWGELFISAGVGESGENAGCTINISAFVNYPLNLNGLVDLVRSITEAKSGALRDLNFLFTGTASDAIAVGTIGGNEYFAGPSSEIGKKVTKDVREVLRKLLIKDLNSE; from the coding sequence ATGATAAAGGTTTTTCATTTAAGAAGGACTTACTTAACACTTACCTCCGCACTTTATCCGGAGGGAATTAACTTCATTAATAAAATAAAGGTACTATTTGTGAACAAGAACTACTGTAAAAATGCCTTTGAAGATGTTGAGAAGTTAAGAGAAGGCAACACTATAATATTCATAACTGCCGCTAAAAATTACGAATTTAAACAAACATCGTGGGGAGAGTTATTTATTTCTGCTGGAGTAGGAGAGAGTGGAGAAAATGCGGGTTGTACAATAAATATTTCTGCCTTCGTAAATTATCCGCTCAATTTAAACGGCTTAGTTGATTTAGTTAGGTCGATAACTGAGGCAAAGAGTGGTGCCTTAAGGGACCTTAATTTTCTATTTACTGGAACTGCAAGTGATGCAATAGCTGTAGGTACTATTGGAGGAAATGAGTATTTTGCAGGGCCTTCAAGCGAAATAGGTAAGAAAGTGACTAAGGATGTTAGAGAAGTTCTTAGAAAATTATTGATCAAGGATTTGAACTCTGAATAA
- a CDS encoding type II toxin-antitoxin system VapC family toxin — protein MDVKKTKIVLDSGVILSFLEGEFRDYYEKILNQEIIPYINTVNLTEVYYVLCRKIGKEKAEEIIKSIIKSGYYEIVGVKPKILKYAAECKCIHSISLADCFSIATAKFLKTRALFRREEELAKKSIEEVEFID, from the coding sequence ATGGACGTAAAGAAGACGAAAATAGTTCTTGATTCTGGAGTTATATTATCGTTTCTTGAAGGGGAATTTAGAGATTATTATGAAAAGATATTGAATCAAGAGATTATACCTTATATCAACACTGTTAATCTCACAGAAGTATATTACGTTCTTTGTAGGAAAATCGGGAAAGAAAAAGCGGAAGAGATTATTAAGAGTATAATAAAATCTGGGTATTATGAAATAGTAGGTGTCAAACCTAAAATTTTAAAATATGCTGCAGAATGCAAATGTATACATTCAATTTCATTAGCAGATTGTTTTAGTATAGCTACTGCAAAATTCCTCAAAACTAGGGCATTATTTAGGAGAGAAGAAGAGCTTGCGAAGAAAAGCATAGAAGAGGTAGAATTTATTGACTGA
- a CDS encoding MFS transporter, with protein sequence MRKEEFLLILSSSLSGLIMGSNSIIISLYLLSLGLSALEIGELLSLGVLVGSFISLILSFLGDLYGRKKFVIISRLASTVSFFFLFLGIPIAYIFSLTWGAGGLLFSLLAEKSENLDKSLGLRQSLTILFSVIGSLFPIFIEYKGILLLDVLINLIALLLVLPVREKFKGSKKLKISSVKVVSKFSTEAIIGLGAGLVIPLMSLWFYLKFGVTGAEMSPVFAISELTLAFSSYGSVLLAERLGRVKTIVYTHSLAIVLLFLLPLSPDFLIASLIFVSRNVLMNMTSPVFESFLLRLIPEEERGRANGIVNFMESIPRAIGPSIGGYFFNEGNLILPFFITGFLYSFATILFFIWFKREEHL encoded by the coding sequence GTGAGAAAGGAAGAATTCCTGCTTATACTCTCATCTTCATTGTCAGGATTGATAATGGGTAGTAATTCTATAATTATTTCACTTTATCTTCTCTCTTTGGGTTTATCTGCATTAGAAATTGGAGAATTACTTTCCTTGGGAGTTTTAGTAGGTTCTTTTATTTCTCTCATTTTATCATTTCTTGGCGACCTTTATGGGAGGAAGAAATTTGTCATAATTTCTAGGTTGGCAAGTACAGTATCCTTCTTCTTTCTTTTTCTAGGTATTCCTATTGCATACATATTCTCATTAACCTGGGGTGCGGGCGGACTTCTATTCTCCCTATTAGCAGAAAAATCAGAGAATTTAGATAAATCGCTTGGCCTTAGACAAAGCCTTACCATCTTATTTTCAGTTATAGGTAGTTTGTTTCCAATATTTATAGAATATAAAGGAATACTTCTCTTAGATGTTTTAATAAACCTAATAGCCTTACTCCTAGTTCTTCCAGTAAGGGAAAAGTTCAAGGGTAGTAAAAAGTTAAAGATAAGTAGCGTTAAAGTTGTATCAAAGTTCTCAACAGAGGCAATAATAGGTTTGGGAGCAGGGTTGGTAATCCCATTAATGTCCCTCTGGTTTTATTTAAAGTTCGGAGTAACGGGAGCAGAAATGAGCCCAGTTTTCGCGATATCAGAGTTAACTTTAGCCTTCAGTAGTTACGGCTCTGTTTTATTAGCCGAAAGGCTTGGAAGAGTTAAAACAATAGTTTATACTCATTCCTTGGCCATAGTTCTCCTCTTTCTACTACCCTTGTCGCCAGATTTTTTAATAGCTTCGTTAATATTCGTTAGTAGAAATGTATTAATGAATATGACTTCTCCAGTATTTGAAAGTTTCCTCTTAAGGTTAATTCCTGAGGAAGAAAGGGGAAGAGCAAATGGAATAGTGAACTTTATGGAATCCATACCAAGAGCTATAGGTCCAAGCATAGGAGGTTACTTCTTTAATGAGGGAAATTTAATTCTACCATTCTTCATTACGGGTTTCCTTTACTCCTTCGCTACAATACTTTTCTTTATTTGGTTTAAGAGAGAGGAACATCTTTAA